The following proteins come from a genomic window of Deltaproteobacteria bacterium:
- a CDS encoding decaprenyl-phosphate phosphoribosyltransferase: MNVMAVLKAMRPKQWIKNFMVFPALVFAGHLTDLTDVIAVCGGFVVFCLLSGAVYLFNDIKDYEKDRLHPNKKFRPIASGELSIPDARRAMGFVAIAALVGSLALNIVTTKVGFDFFLIAVLYLALQIAYTLKLKHVVILDVGCIAAGFVLRVLAGTAIINVPIGMWIIVCTTLLALFLGFGKRRHELVLLSGEAGEHRRILEEYSPYYLDQMIAVVTASTVVAYSLYTMDAATIEKLGTTRLPLTIPFVIYGIFRYLYLVHQREEGGSPSKVLVSDKPLLINILLWFVAVVVLLYTT; the protein is encoded by the coding sequence ATGAACGTGATGGCCGTCCTGAAAGCGATGCGCCCGAAGCAGTGGATCAAGAACTTCATGGTCTTCCCGGCGCTCGTTTTTGCGGGTCATCTCACCGACCTCACCGACGTCATCGCGGTCTGCGGCGGCTTCGTCGTTTTTTGCCTGCTGTCGGGCGCGGTCTATCTGTTCAACGACATCAAGGACTACGAAAAAGACCGCCTGCATCCCAACAAGAAGTTCCGCCCCATCGCCTCGGGCGAGCTGTCGATCCCCGACGCGCGCCGCGCCATGGGGTTCGTCGCGATCGCGGCGCTCGTCGGCTCGCTCGCGCTCAACATCGTCACGACCAAGGTGGGGTTCGACTTCTTCCTGATTGCCGTGCTCTACCTCGCCCTCCAGATCGCGTACACGCTCAAGCTCAAGCATGTGGTGATTCTGGACGTGGGCTGCATCGCGGCGGGATTCGTGCTGCGGGTGCTGGCGGGCACGGCGATCATCAACGTGCCGATCGGCATGTGGATCATCGTGTGCACCACGCTGCTCGCGCTGTTCCTCGGATTCGGCAAACGGCGGCATGAACTGGTGCTGCTCTCGGGCGAGGCGGGTGAGCACCGACGGATTCTCGAAGAGTATTCGCCGTATTACCTCGACCAGATGATCGCAGTCGTCACGGCGAGCACCGTGGTTGCGTATTCGCTCTACACGATGGACGCGGCGACGATCGAAAAGCTCGGCACGACGCGCCTACCATTGACCATCCCCTTCGTCATTTACGGCATCTTCCGCTATCTCTACCTCGTCCATCAGCGGGAAGAAGGCGGCAGCCCAAGCAAAGTGCTCGTTTCAGACAAGCCGCTCCTCATCAACATCCTTCTCTGGTTCGTCGCGGTCGTCGTCCTGCTCTACACGACCTGA
- a CDS encoding HEAT repeat domain-containing protein, producing the protein MARFRRAGVRRAWAFPIALLVGACVCAFGCAKKEFFQEDESWFDTEATPEPPVELPFTADVPSQTRALADPRDTVRADAARALAMTGGPARSSLPALGKVAANQEESVAVRVSAIDAMAAIGPWHETVVPTLDALAKGGEPRVRLAAVRALGAMDSEAAPAAPTLVALLTEIELRDESVDALVRIGPAAVPALSKAADHPNADVRGAAQVALARIGTPSVAALVQKLKDPRDYEGTVRALAAVGKGAIPDLEKALADRNDNLRRGAADALAIMGPTARPASAAIVKTTNDPSASVRTASQYALARIGPRTGPEVRAVIWGLRDSDVRVRKAAGLGIENLAPDAESPAVEEIAKALSDHRWNVRADCATALGRIGENAGAATPSLVRALDDSDPNVRERAARSLGSIGLTATSALDALRARTKDPHPDVRRAAIEAIAKIEESAR; encoded by the coding sequence ATGGCGCGCTTCCGGCGAGCGGGCGTGCGGCGCGCGTGGGCTTTTCCCATCGCATTGCTGGTCGGTGCGTGCGTTTGCGCGTTCGGTTGCGCGAAGAAAGAGTTTTTTCAGGAAGATGAGTCCTGGTTCGATACCGAGGCAACTCCCGAGCCGCCGGTGGAATTGCCCTTCACGGCGGACGTGCCGTCGCAGACGCGGGCGCTCGCCGATCCCCGCGACACCGTGCGGGCCGACGCCGCCCGCGCCCTCGCCATGACCGGTGGCCCGGCGCGTTCGTCCCTGCCCGCACTGGGGAAGGTCGCGGCGAACCAAGAAGAGTCCGTCGCGGTGCGCGTATCGGCAATCGACGCGATGGCGGCGATCGGTCCGTGGCACGAGACCGTGGTGCCGACGCTCGACGCGCTCGCGAAGGGTGGTGAGCCCAGAGTGCGTCTCGCGGCCGTGCGCGCGCTCGGCGCGATGGACAGCGAAGCCGCTCCCGCCGCGCCCACGCTGGTCGCGCTTCTGACCGAAATCGAGCTGCGCGACGAGTCGGTCGACGCGCTGGTGCGCATCGGTCCCGCCGCGGTGCCCGCGCTTTCGAAGGCGGCGGATCACCCGAACGCAGACGTGCGAGGCGCGGCGCAGGTCGCCCTCGCGCGCATTGGAACGCCCTCGGTCGCCGCGCTCGTGCAGAAGCTCAAGGACCCGCGCGATTACGAGGGCACGGTTCGCGCGCTGGCGGCGGTGGGCAAGGGCGCGATCCCCGATCTGGAAAAAGCGCTCGCGGATCGCAACGACAATCTGCGGCGCGGCGCGGCGGATGCGCTGGCCATCATGGGCCCTACGGCGCGACCGGCATCGGCCGCGATCGTGAAGACGACGAACGATCCGTCGGCCTCGGTGCGCACGGCGTCCCAATACGCGCTGGCGCGGATCGGCCCGCGCACCGGCCCCGAAGTGCGCGCGGTGATCTGGGGACTGCGCGATTCCGACGTGCGCGTGCGCAAAGCCGCGGGACTTGGGATCGAGAACCTCGCCCCCGATGCGGAGAGTCCCGCCGTGGAAGAGATCGCGAAAGCCCTGTCGGATCACCGCTGGAACGTGCGCGCCGATTGCGCGACCGCCCTCGGACGTATCGGCGAAAACGCGGGCGCGGCGACACCCTCGCTCGTCCGCGCGCTGGACGACTCCGATCCCAACGTGCGCGAACGCGCGGCGAGGTCGCTGGGGTCGATCGGCCTGACCGCAACATCCGCACTCGACGCGCTGCGCGCGCGGACGAAAGATCCACACCCCGACGTGCGCCGGGCGGCGATCGAAGCCATTGCGAAGATCGAGGAATCAGCCCGCTGA
- a CDS encoding cellulase family glycosylhydrolase has product MRGRIYGRYGMVFVLALLCLIGVACADGSDGDNDSNVDDDMEDDDAGDDDVSDDDADDDTWPPLPDDDATDDDTDNEDWKYIRDEQGRALILHGCNFDGNAKGESGLPNRTEQEALDFGAVYGFNFMRYLIFWARIEEQQGVYNDAYLDAVEDWLDTLADAGMYVVLDMHQDVWGPFASDPNRNEDSDGAPEWATMTDGMPFVDFATMLGNWAFNYLSPDIMRAWDNFWDYDAHPELQDAYGAMWAHVADRFKDHPAVLGYDIMNEPWQGSGLLRYRQFDETVYTPFLQRVIDAIREADPEGWIFYEPNAFIANQAGPSYIAELADPRAGEARLAYFPHLYPLLIDVTGGYVPEVDHALPRWETLRTNEAAAHRVPVLAGEWSMLRWTDDANRALWENTALRMLERTTSGWTFWDCGFFLSGDEAHHARIASIYPRAVAGTPISYGYDDTTGVFTLVFRNREGTTGPTEIYLSEERNYPDGWTLDVSDGGDTWSWDLDETTGVMSIWTNPAEAEHTIVIAPAE; this is encoded by the coding sequence ATGCGTGGTCGGATTTACGGGCGATACGGCATGGTTTTCGTTCTAGCGCTGTTGTGTCTGATTGGAGTCGCTTGCGCCGACGGATCGGACGGCGACAATGATTCGAATGTCGATGACGATATGGAGGATGATGACGCGGGCGACGACGATGTGTCGGACGACGACGCGGACGACGACACGTGGCCGCCCCTGCCGGACGACGATGCGACAGATGACGACACCGACAACGAAGACTGGAAATACATCCGCGACGAACAGGGCCGCGCGCTGATCCTGCACGGCTGCAACTTCGACGGAAACGCCAAGGGCGAATCCGGTCTGCCGAACCGCACCGAGCAGGAAGCGCTCGATTTCGGCGCGGTCTATGGCTTCAACTTCATGCGCTACCTGATCTTCTGGGCGCGCATCGAGGAACAGCAGGGCGTTTACAACGACGCCTACCTCGACGCAGTGGAGGACTGGCTCGACACGCTCGCCGACGCGGGGATGTATGTCGTGCTCGACATGCACCAGGACGTTTGGGGGCCCTTCGCGAGCGATCCCAATCGCAATGAGGACTCGGACGGCGCGCCCGAGTGGGCCACCATGACCGATGGCATGCCGTTCGTCGACTTCGCGACGATGCTGGGCAACTGGGCGTTCAACTACCTCTCCCCCGACATCATGCGCGCGTGGGACAACTTCTGGGATTACGACGCGCACCCGGAACTGCAGGACGCCTACGGCGCGATGTGGGCGCATGTCGCCGATCGATTCAAGGACCATCCCGCTGTTTTGGGCTACGACATCATGAACGAGCCGTGGCAGGGCAGCGGACTACTGCGTTATCGGCAGTTCGACGAAACGGTCTACACGCCGTTTCTACAACGCGTGATCGACGCCATCCGAGAGGCCGATCCCGAAGGTTGGATCTTTTACGAACCCAACGCCTTCATCGCCAATCAGGCCGGGCCGTCGTACATCGCGGAGCTGGCCGATCCGCGCGCGGGCGAGGCGCGTCTCGCGTATTTCCCGCACCTGTATCCGTTGCTCATCGACGTGACCGGTGGGTACGTGCCCGAGGTCGATCACGCGCTGCCGCGTTGGGAGACCCTGCGCACGAACGAGGCCGCCGCGCACCGCGTGCCCGTGCTCGCGGGCGAATGGTCGATGCTGCGCTGGACGGACGACGCCAATCGCGCCCTCTGGGAAAACACCGCGTTGCGTATGCTCGAGCGCACGACGAGCGGATGGACGTTTTGGGACTGCGGGTTCTTCCTGTCAGGCGACGAGGCGCACCACGCGCGCATCGCGTCGATCTATCCTCGCGCCGTGGCCGGCACGCCGATTTCCTACGGATACGACGACACGACGGGCGTCTTCACGCTCGTATTTCGGAACCGCGAGGGCACGACCGGGCCGACCGAGATCTACCTGTCCGAGGAACGCAATTATCCGGACGGCTGGACCCTCGACGTCAGCGACGGGGGCGACACGTGGTCGTGGGATCTCGACGAAACGACCGGCGTGATGTCGATCTGGACGAACCCCGCCGAGGCGGAGCACACGATTGTGATCGCACCGGCGGAATAG
- a CDS encoding FAD-dependent oxidoreductase, with product MTHLPSTCDRLFSPLRIKNVTLKNRIVMTAMHLNYTPQQVVTDQLIDFYRERVAGGVGLIIVGGCPIDVEGGMPLMIGAHEDRFIPGLARFVEEMKKTDPTVILGAQLYHAGRYAMSWLTGMQPVAPSAFGSDFNPETPRALELAEIPVFQQRFADAAARIKAAGFDLVEIIGSAGYLIPQFLSPVTNKREDEYGGSFENRARFGVETIRRVRVAVGDDYPIFMRVAGADLVPGGHTNVESAEACVLFEQAGVDAFDVTGGWHESRVPQLTMGVPRGAFVHLAHGIRQKVGVPVVACNRINDPRIGEDILRQDLADLVGMARASIADPEFPNKARAGKFHLIRKCIGCNQGCFDHVFTGEDVNCLANYRAGREGRFSAATHVATPKRVVVVGGGPAGCEAARVAAERGHRVTLFEKSDRLGGALHLCAAPPGRAEFLELADYHRHALTDLGVDVRLGEEADVGLVRSLAPDLVLVATGTRPVVPAFARDAKLANVFLARDVLLGRVRCYGDTVIVGGGAVGCETALFLAHEGMPSPEIAAFLIESKAESAERVKDLLNRPVRTVSIVEMLGKVGEDIGKSTRWTMMQDLKRLRVDVRKKTKVLAIEAEGVRVQSPESIEELIPCKNVVIAVGHVADNALVEQFTDAGLPVQAIGDAKAPRRAIDAIEDGFQAAWAIA from the coding sequence ATGACGCACCTTCCCTCCACCTGCGACCGACTTTTTTCGCCGCTTCGCATCAAAAACGTCACGCTCAAGAACCGCATCGTGATGACCGCGATGCACCTCAATTACACGCCGCAGCAGGTCGTGACCGACCAGCTCATCGACTTCTACCGCGAGCGCGTGGCGGGCGGCGTCGGCCTCATCATTGTCGGCGGGTGCCCGATCGACGTCGAAGGCGGCATGCCGCTGATGATCGGCGCGCACGAGGACCGCTTCATCCCGGGGCTCGCGCGATTCGTGGAGGAGATGAAGAAGACCGACCCCACCGTGATCCTCGGCGCCCAGCTCTATCACGCAGGGCGCTATGCCATGTCCTGGCTCACGGGCATGCAGCCGGTCGCGCCGTCGGCTTTCGGCTCCGACTTCAACCCCGAAACGCCGCGCGCGCTGGAACTCGCCGAGATCCCCGTGTTCCAGCAGCGGTTCGCCGACGCCGCCGCGCGCATCAAGGCCGCGGGCTTCGACCTCGTCGAGATCATCGGCAGCGCGGGTTATCTCATTCCGCAGTTTCTTTCGCCCGTGACGAACAAGCGCGAGGACGAATACGGCGGCTCGTTCGAGAACCGCGCGCGATTCGGCGTCGAGACGATCCGCCGCGTCCGCGTGGCGGTCGGCGACGACTACCCCATCTTCATGCGCGTCGCGGGCGCGGACCTCGTGCCGGGCGGGCACACCAATGTCGAATCCGCGGAGGCGTGCGTGCTCTTCGAGCAGGCGGGCGTGGACGCCTTCGACGTGACCGGCGGCTGGCACGAGTCGCGCGTGCCGCAGCTCACCATGGGCGTGCCGCGCGGCGCGTTCGTGCACCTCGCGCACGGCATCAGGCAAAAGGTCGGCGTGCCCGTCGTCGCGTGCAACCGCATCAACGATCCGCGCATCGGCGAGGACATCCTGCGTCAGGACCTCGCCGACCTCGTCGGCATGGCGCGCGCGTCCATCGCCGATCCCGAGTTTCCGAACAAGGCGCGCGCGGGAAAATTCCACCTCATCCGCAAATGCATCGGATGCAATCAGGGCTGCTTCGACCACGTCTTCACCGGCGAGGACGTGAACTGTCTGGCGAACTATCGCGCCGGGCGCGAGGGGCGATTCTCCGCCGCGACGCACGTCGCGACACCCAAGCGCGTCGTGGTCGTCGGTGGCGGGCCCGCCGGGTGCGAGGCCGCGCGCGTGGCCGCCGAGCGCGGTCACCGTGTCACGCTCTTCGAAAAATCCGACCGGCTCGGCGGGGCGCTGCACCTGTGCGCCGCGCCTCCGGGACGCGCGGAGTTTCTCGAACTCGCGGACTACCACCGGCACGCGCTCACGGATCTCGGCGTCGACGTCCGCCTCGGCGAGGAGGCCGACGTCGGCCTCGTCCGCTCGCTCGCGCCCGACCTCGTGCTCGTCGCGACCGGCACGCGCCCGGTGGTTCCCGCGTTTGCCCGCGACGCGAAGTTGGCGAACGTCTTTCTCGCGCGCGACGTGCTGCTCGGGCGAGTGCGTTGTTACGGCGACACGGTCATCGTGGGCGGCGGCGCGGTGGGCTGCGAGACGGCCCTATTCCTCGCGCACGAGGGCATGCCCTCCCCCGAGATCGCCGCGTTCCTGATCGAGTCGAAGGCCGAGAGCGCCGAGCGCGTGAAGGACTTGCTGAATCGCCCCGTGCGCACCGTGTCGATCGTCGAGATGCTGGGCAAAGTGGGCGAGGACATCGGCAAGTCCACGCGCTGGACGATGATGCAGGACCTCAAGCGCCTGCGCGTCGATGTGCGTAAGAAGACCAAGGTGCTGGCGATCGAGGCCGAGGGCGTGCGCGTGCAGTCGCCCGAAAGTATCGAAGAATTGATCCCGTGCAAAAACGTCGTGATCGCCGTGGGCCACGTGGCGGATAACGCGCTGGTCGAGCAGTTCACCGACGCCGGCTTGCCGGTTCAGGCGATCGGCGATGCCAAGGCCCCGCGCCGCGCCATCGACGCCATCGAGGACGGATTTCAGGCCGCGTGGGCGATTGCGTAG